One bacterium genomic window carries:
- a CDS encoding carboxymuconolactone decarboxylase family protein produces the protein MQARIKNIAMIVPDAMRALHALKASAEKGGVPSRTLTHVELRASQINGCSVCVDMHSHDLKKAGETDERVFSVAAWRDAPYFTDAERAALALTECVTRLSDRSDPVPDEIWEEAARYYDERALASLVIAIANINVWNRFNAATRQVAGAWTV, from the coding sequence ATGCAAGCACGAATAAAAAACATCGCAATGATCGTTCCTGACGCCATGCGGGCACTACATGCCCTGAAAGCATCAGCGGAAAAGGGAGGCGTGCCGTCGCGGACGCTCACCCATGTCGAATTGCGAGCAAGTCAAATCAATGGTTGCAGCGTCTGCGTTGACATGCACTCTCACGATCTCAAAAAGGCAGGCGAAACAGACGAGCGCGTCTTCTCTGTGGCGGCCTGGCGCGATGCCCCCTACTTCACCGATGCCGAACGCGCAGCGCTTGCACTCACTGAGTGCGTCACGCGACTCAGCGATCGCTCGGACCCGGTACCCGATGAGATCTGGGAAGAGGCCGCCCGGTATTACGATGAACGCGCGCTAGCGTCTCTGGTCATCGCGATCGCTAACATTAACGTATGGAACCGCTTCAACGCCGCCACCAGACAGGTGGCTGGAGCGTGGACTGTTTAA
- a CDS encoding YciI family protein — protein sequence MSKFMYLFRSNPASYKSMSAEQMQQTMKKWMAWKETLEKSGHIKQLGERLDATGKVVRGKMKAVTDGPYVEVKDSIQGYMLVEANDMDQALELAKGCPILEGDGTVEIRPFVSM from the coding sequence ATGTCGAAGTTTATGTATTTATTCCGGAGCAATCCGGCATCTTATAAGTCTATGTCCGCTGAACAGATGCAACAGACCATGAAGAAGTGGATGGCCTGGAAAGAGACGCTGGAAAAGAGCGGCCATATCAAGCAGCTCGGAGAGCGATTGGATGCAACCGGAAAGGTTGTCCGTGGCAAGATGAAAGCCGTTACCGACGGTCCTTACGTCGAGGTCAAGGATTCCATTCAGGGTTATATGTTGGTCGAAGCTAACGACATGGACCAGGCGTTGGAATTAGCAAAGGGCTGTCCCATTCTAGAAGGCGATGGAACGGTGGAGATCCGCCCCTTCGTGT
- a CDS encoding VWA domain-containing protein, which yields MNLPVGTGPQLAPGAHPAGCGTGTPRPDDRSCPACIAFPQCLFLAGAGPIDCPSAPSPNCQTPDGSISFPGRNSLDQFPNVDEVSKILDGQFHGSMHGAVALADRQSTCNPNSPTATTCYNLDARNPNCSPRDPMFWRLHKALDDVVRAWQDSKAVDVVLVIDRSGSMSDPDSSGSTKFQAALSAVDNFADLLENSRPDGQQNRIGLVSYSDSAAINMPLTVADANLRAPGGPLQNALASLSASGPGGCTGIGAGLQKALEMLCPPGNCQGFSSTGDRKAILLLTDGMENRPPCLSPSGSTPNPFCGTQCFGAPFDFNVMEFTQVVAVGFGNSSSLNGDLLTLIAERQGGIYMQNPNGPTNDLKNFFTKAFGKLTDEFLLVDPEGVMSTTEAASDPVEYNSCFDSKLTFASGWQKPIAAGQLRLMVNAPNGDLVPRNAQRVENSSSSSWEFDRITLPFRGTTGGLWRAQLIRPHRNFVNGFAPDSLADTAAGVTVVRREIQRLCPDGCKTVLYFESKRRGPHSVYEQALKEERAAGLIAAVETTTESNRFSQAINSQTWDLIVYARMSSDGAEPYDQRFANLLCEGQRAIITETRPEGLAILRCAGALRDERKNFDSIQGDAKLFSGSLKIKNPGHPVASYGLRPTSAQSLPEAFAENNQTTSILARAEGGKEVLWHINVLGRGLSKLDVHHRSLNQGTGDELIATVRILPSYLPAGGFDQVDASVEVEYPKTGLGTLVAKDRESKGREVRGEVLDQRTDAMSKFVIPTGKATFPLYDDGTHGDLYPDNAYWTGTLSGLGAIDGAYKLRYIFDFTKNGCTTHREIVHTTNVDVRVDPKSSGFTLVDQTSITGGGTRTVVRFNPADRYGNVLGPGAISTVICKPEKVCRLSKDGIIDHGNGSYTITVDSGPRVAGLQLIVAGATFDIALPCLQCPPLKELKLLSKRNLEHSFTKASIRLNSPAPAGGAEIFLSSSNPAAATVPASVVVPEGKSEAQFEVMMHHAHSGPAPVTISAKYGSANAVDQITVLPVGSTAVRSDEPPAIPVQPHDYHE from the coding sequence ATGAACTTACCTGTAGGCACTGGTCCCCAGCTTGCCCCGGGGGCTCATCCTGCCGGATGCGGTACCGGCACTCCGCGGCCCGATGACAGAAGTTGTCCAGCGTGCATTGCTTTTCCACAATGTCTTTTTCTTGCCGGAGCAGGACCAATCGATTGCCCCTCAGCGCCCAGTCCAAACTGCCAAACACCGGATGGGTCGATCAGTTTTCCCGGTAGGAATTCGCTTGATCAATTTCCGAATGTAGATGAAGTAAGCAAAATTCTCGATGGTCAGTTTCACGGGAGCATGCATGGTGCAGTGGCTCTTGCAGACCGTCAATCAACTTGTAACCCTAACAGTCCGACCGCTACCACTTGTTACAATCTGGATGCACGAAACCCGAATTGTTCGCCGCGAGACCCGATGTTTTGGCGTCTTCACAAAGCTCTGGATGATGTTGTACGGGCCTGGCAGGATTCCAAAGCTGTTGATGTTGTGCTGGTTATCGACCGTTCCGGCAGTATGTCAGATCCTGATTCCAGTGGTTCGACCAAGTTTCAAGCAGCTCTTAGCGCAGTCGACAATTTTGCGGACCTTCTTGAAAACTCACGGCCGGATGGTCAGCAAAACCGGATTGGTCTTGTGTCCTATTCCGATTCGGCTGCCATCAACATGCCGTTAACAGTGGCGGATGCAAATTTACGCGCTCCAGGTGGACCACTCCAAAACGCGCTAGCGAGTCTTTCTGCAAGTGGACCAGGTGGCTGTACCGGTATCGGCGCAGGTCTTCAGAAAGCTCTGGAAATGCTTTGTCCGCCTGGAAACTGTCAGGGTTTTTCTAGTACGGGAGACCGCAAAGCAATCCTTCTTCTAACCGATGGAATGGAAAACCGGCCACCCTGTCTGAGTCCCAGTGGTTCAACTCCCAATCCATTCTGCGGTACGCAATGCTTTGGCGCGCCCTTCGATTTCAATGTCATGGAATTTACGCAAGTGGTTGCCGTTGGTTTCGGAAATTCAAGTTCACTGAATGGTGATCTCTTAACCTTGATTGCTGAACGTCAGGGCGGGATTTATATGCAAAATCCAAACGGCCCCACGAATGATTTAAAAAACTTTTTCACTAAAGCTTTTGGCAAATTGACGGATGAATTCTTGCTGGTTGATCCGGAGGGTGTTATGTCTACGACCGAAGCAGCTTCTGATCCGGTTGAATACAATTCTTGTTTTGATTCGAAGCTGACATTCGCTTCCGGGTGGCAGAAACCAATCGCCGCGGGACAATTGCGTCTCATGGTTAATGCGCCTAACGGTGATCTAGTACCGCGTAACGCGCAACGTGTGGAGAATTCAAGCTCCTCCAGTTGGGAGTTTGACCGCATCACTTTGCCGTTTCGCGGGACGACGGGTGGGTTGTGGCGGGCTCAGCTCATCCGTCCCCATCGCAACTTTGTCAATGGATTCGCTCCTGATTCTTTGGCGGATACAGCCGCCGGAGTAACCGTTGTGCGACGTGAGATTCAGCGCTTATGCCCGGACGGTTGCAAGACTGTTTTGTATTTTGAATCAAAGCGACGTGGACCTCACTCTGTGTACGAACAAGCGTTGAAAGAAGAACGTGCAGCCGGTCTGATTGCTGCTGTTGAAACCACAACCGAATCAAACCGATTCAGTCAGGCAATCAATTCACAAACCTGGGATCTGATTGTCTATGCGCGGATGAGTTCCGATGGCGCCGAACCTTATGACCAGAGGTTCGCAAATTTGCTTTGCGAAGGACAGCGAGCAATCATCACAGAAACACGTCCCGAAGGACTGGCAATTTTGAGATGTGCAGGCGCGTTGCGCGATGAAAGAAAGAACTTCGATAGCATTCAAGGAGACGCAAAACTTTTTTCCGGATCACTCAAAATTAAGAATCCGGGTCATCCGGTCGCCAGCTATGGGTTGCGTCCCACTTCCGCTCAGAGTCTACCTGAGGCATTTGCGGAGAATAACCAGACAACTTCGATCCTCGCGCGTGCCGAGGGAGGCAAAGAAGTGCTGTGGCACATCAATGTTCTTGGAAGAGGTCTTTCTAAGCTTGACGTACATCATCGGTCCCTTAATCAAGGCACGGGAGACGAGTTAATCGCCACCGTTCGCATTCTGCCGTCTTATCTGCCCGCAGGTGGATTTGATCAAGTGGATGCGAGTGTTGAAGTTGAATATCCCAAAACTGGTCTTGGTACGTTGGTAGCAAAAGACCGGGAGAGCAAAGGGCGTGAGGTGCGAGGCGAGGTTCTTGACCAACGCACTGATGCGATGTCTAAGTTCGTCATTCCAACCGGAAAGGCTACTTTTCCGCTTTATGATGATGGCACACACGGTGATCTCTATCCGGACAACGCTTACTGGACAGGCACCTTGAGCGGCCTGGGTGCAATCGATGGCGCTTACAAGTTGCGTTACATTTTTGATTTTACAAAAAATGGTTGCACAACCCATCGCGAAATCGTTCATACGACAAATGTAGATGTGCGGGTGGATCCAAAATCAAGCGGGTTTACTCTGGTCGATCAGACTTCGATCACAGGTGGCGGGACGAGAACCGTTGTTCGTTTCAACCCTGCGGATCGCTACGGAAACGTCTTGGGGCCCGGTGCGATTAGTACAGTCATTTGTAAGCCGGAAAAAGTATGTCGTCTTTCAAAAGACGGAATCATCGATCACGGCAACGGTTCGTACACAATAACAGTTGATTCGGGTCCAAGAGTTGCGGGACTGCAGCTCATCGTTGCGGGAGCAACGTTCGATATTGCGCTACCATGCTTGCAATGCCCTCCATTGAAGGAACTCAAACTTTTAAGCAAACGCAATCTGGAACATTCCTTTACGAAAGCGTCGATTCGCTTGAACTCGCCGGCGCCCGCCGGTGGGGCGGAGATTTTCTTGTCGAGCAGTAATCCGGCGGCTGCAACCGTGCCGGCCAGTGTCGTGGTTCCAGAAGGCAAAAGTGAAGCGCAATTTGAGGTGATGATGCATCATGCGCACAGCGGGCCGGCTCCAGTGACAATTTCAGCGAAGTATGGATCCGCCAACGCCGTCGATCAAATAACAGTTCTCCCGGTCGGAAGCACCGCTGTCAGGTCCGATGAACCTCCCGCGATTCCTGTGCAACCGCATGACTACCATGAATAG